The following proteins are co-located in the Paenibacillus sp. FSL H8-0079 genome:
- a CDS encoding HRDC domain-containing protein codes for MEVIFMNRLSRLSDQNAEYAQLWIGEEDDSWQLGWSRYEEGEREDSIWYEGTSWEELLHIYRHQLAIQMSEGYRPQLQGLFHENDDLKSRSYGGQRLHCYSELYGNEQLYTDLCTWRRKRVVSDRKAPYFIATNRLLRLISAFVPQSMDELMQLPGVGESKATEYGTEWMEITNGLERSTTFPLDWVYTALKEEEYESWLYKQREQKYKQELDKFTTRKQVLEGMKEGFTLEEIVNRSGLSRRELIELLETLDLEGYDTDCLLDVELAVMPENEQEAVWSAYEELGDTFLKPVLHKVYGGEKPDGGSLEQVYERLRMIRIRFRRHAETEQNVG; via the coding sequence ATGGAAGTCATTTTCATGAACAGATTGTCCAGATTGTCAGATCAGAATGCAGAGTATGCGCAGCTATGGATTGGGGAAGAGGACGATAGCTGGCAGCTGGGATGGAGTCGCTACGAGGAAGGAGAACGTGAGGACAGCATCTGGTACGAAGGGACCTCTTGGGAGGAGCTACTTCATATCTACCGTCATCAGCTTGCCATACAGATGAGTGAGGGGTACCGACCGCAGTTGCAGGGGTTATTCCACGAGAATGATGATCTGAAGTCACGCAGTTATGGTGGGCAGCGGCTCCATTGTTATAGTGAACTATACGGCAACGAGCAGTTATATACGGATCTGTGCACATGGCGCAGGAAGAGAGTTGTGTCTGACCGGAAGGCACCGTATTTTATTGCAACAAATCGTCTGCTGCGTTTGATCAGTGCCTTTGTTCCACAGTCCATGGATGAGCTGATGCAACTGCCCGGCGTAGGAGAGAGCAAAGCAACCGAGTATGGTACGGAATGGATGGAGATTACGAACGGGTTGGAGCGTTCAACGACATTCCCGCTGGACTGGGTATACACGGCGCTGAAGGAAGAAGAGTATGAGAGCTGGTTATACAAGCAGAGAGAGCAGAAGTACAAACAGGAACTCGACAAGTTCACCACGCGTAAGCAAGTGCTTGAAGGCATGAAGGAAGGTTTTACGTTAGAGGAGATTGTTAATCGATCCGGATTATCCCGACGTGAGTTGATTGAGCTGTTAGAGACACTGGATCTTGAAGGTTATGACACCGATTGTCTTCTTGATGTAGAGTTGGCAGTTATGCCAGAGAACGAACAAGAGGCCGTATGGAGCGCGTATGAGGAGCTGGGAGATACGTTCCTGAAGCCAGTATTACATAAGGTGTATGGAGGAGAGAAGCCTGACGGAGGAAGTCTGGAGCAGGTCTATGAAAGACTGCGCATGATTCGAATCCGTTTTCGTCGGCATGCAGAGACAGAGCAGAATGTTGGTTAG
- the corA gene encoding magnesium/cobalt transporter CorA: MKIRLVNNGVFIPVDDIQQALTPPAEGFYWIDADVDDLAVLQPLFLMHDLAVEDCLSDEEQRPKIEIYENHYFIVINSIRFDDEEIFLRAVNLFLGRHFIISVTKQKVSELRTLKPILWEQEISTPDRLLYLLVDLIVDNYFTVGDRIEARIEKLEEDILMHTKKSHLNEIIGLRSEILWLKKVLGPQKEVINTLNKKDLRLIDDQLQKYFSDIYENAVKISETFETYRDLMGNLREAYQSSIANRANEIMRVFTAITTVFMPLTVITGIYGMNFTNMPELNWKYSYFVVIGLMVTLGLSMFFIFRKKDWV; encoded by the coding sequence ATGAAAATCCGGTTGGTTAACAACGGTGTATTTATTCCGGTGGACGACATTCAGCAGGCGCTGACTCCACCAGCGGAAGGATTTTACTGGATTGATGCGGACGTAGACGATTTGGCGGTACTTCAGCCGCTGTTCTTGATGCATGATCTGGCAGTGGAAGATTGTCTCAGTGATGAAGAACAACGTCCGAAGATTGAAATTTATGAGAACCATTACTTTATTGTGATTAATAGCATCCGTTTTGATGATGAAGAGATTTTTCTACGTGCGGTGAACTTGTTCCTCGGCAGACATTTCATTATTAGTGTTACGAAGCAGAAGGTCAGCGAATTGCGCACCCTGAAGCCCATCCTGTGGGAACAGGAAATCAGTACACCGGATCGTCTGCTCTACCTGCTGGTTGACTTGATTGTTGATAATTATTTCACCGTAGGTGACCGAATTGAAGCTCGGATCGAGAAGCTTGAGGAAGACATTCTGATGCACACCAAAAAGTCACATCTGAATGAAATCATCGGACTGCGCAGTGAGATTCTGTGGCTGAAAAAAGTCCTTGGACCTCAGAAAGAGGTCATTAATACACTGAACAAAAAAGATCTGCGTCTCATCGATGATCAACTGCAAAAGTATTTCAGTGACATCTATGAGAATGCTGTAAAAATATCTGAAACCTTTGAAACATATCGCGACCTGATGGGCAACTTACGAGAAGCCTACCAGTCCAGTATTGCGAACCGGGCGAATGAGATCATGCGTGTGTTTACTGCCATTACCACGGTCTTCATGCCGCTGACGGTCATTACGGGTATATACGGAATGAACTTTACGAATATGCCAGAGCTTAACTGGAAATACAGCTATTTTGTTGTGATTGGCCTGATGGTAACACTGGGCCTGAGCATGTTCTTCATTTTCCGCAAAAAAGACTGGGTATGA
- the metA gene encoding homoserine O-succinyltransferase, giving the protein MPIKIPDTLPAKEVLEGENIFVMDETSAYQQDIRPLRIAILNLMPTKETTETQLLRLVGNTPIQVDVVLVHPKSHTSKNTSQEYLDLFYKTFDEIEHRRFDGMIITGAPVEQMDFEDVNYWNEIQEIFEWTKTNVTSTLHICWASQAGLYHHFDVPKVALDEKCFGVFPHTINKPHVPLLRGFDEVFNVPHSRHTEVRREDIEKNEKLEILAESEEAGIFLVATKDGKQIFATGHAEYDPFSLKWEYDRDAAKGMDIALPRHYYPNDDPSRVPPATWRAHANLLFSNWLNYYVYQETPYDIGPQI; this is encoded by the coding sequence ATGCCAATCAAAATACCCGATACGCTACCAGCAAAAGAAGTCCTTGAAGGAGAGAATATCTTCGTCATGGATGAAACTTCTGCATACCAGCAGGATATTCGTCCACTCCGTATCGCTATATTAAACCTGATGCCCACAAAGGAAACGACCGAAACACAATTGCTTCGTCTGGTGGGAAACACGCCCATTCAGGTGGATGTCGTTCTGGTACATCCCAAATCCCATACGTCGAAGAATACGTCTCAGGAGTATTTGGATCTGTTCTACAAAACCTTCGATGAGATTGAGCATCGTCGTTTCGATGGAATGATCATTACGGGTGCCCCTGTGGAACAGATGGATTTCGAAGACGTGAACTATTGGAATGAAATCCAGGAGATCTTCGAATGGACCAAAACCAATGTGACTTCAACCCTGCATATATGCTGGGCTTCCCAGGCAGGTTTATACCATCATTTCGATGTACCCAAGGTTGCGCTTGATGAGAAGTGTTTTGGGGTTTTCCCACATACCATCAACAAGCCTCATGTTCCGTTGTTGCGTGGATTTGATGAAGTATTCAACGTTCCACATTCCCGTCATACGGAAGTGCGACGCGAAGATATTGAAAAGAATGAGAAATTAGAGATTTTGGCTGAATCCGAGGAAGCTGGTATTTTCCTGGTTGCTACCAAAGACGGCAAACAGATTTTTGCTACAGGACATGCCGAGTATGACCCTTTCTCATTAAAGTGGGAGTATGACCGGGATGCAGCGAAAGGGATGGATATTGCATTACCTAGACATTATTATCCGAATGATGATCCTTCCCGTGTGCCACCGGCTACTTGGCGTGCTCATGCCAACTTATTATTCTCTAATTGGCTCAATTACTATGTGTATCAAGAAACACCTTACGATATTGGCCCGCAAATCTAA
- a CDS encoding PLP-dependent transferase, whose translation MEDNNKLKIESRLAQIGSINEPVTGAINFPIYQSTAFRHPKLGQSTGFDYIRTTNPTRKVLEEAAAALESGDAGFACSSGMAALQTIFAMFGQGDHLIVSLDLYGGTYRLLERILSRFGVTASYVDTNDLAALENVRQPNTKAVFIETPTNPLMMITDVEAVASWAKSYNLLTIVDNTLLTPFFQRPIELGADIIIHSATKYLGGHNDVLAGLIITKGEALSAEMAFLHNSIGAVLSPSDSYQLMKGMKTLALRMERHEYNALTIAKYLLEHPAVGEVYHPGLSDHPGYAVQNKQSTGNTGIFSFKVKDARYVEPLLRHIKLIAFAESLGGVESLMTYPAVQTHADIPLEIREAVGVDDRLLRFSVGIEHADDLIADLGNALTVAQQEVEGGVHHE comes from the coding sequence ATGGAAGACAACAACAAGTTGAAAATCGAAAGCCGCTTAGCACAAATTGGGTCCATCAATGAACCGGTAACAGGCGCCATTAACTTTCCGATCTATCAATCCACTGCGTTTCGCCACCCGAAGCTTGGTCAAAGCACGGGGTTTGATTATATTCGTACGACCAACCCAACACGCAAAGTGTTGGAAGAAGCAGCTGCAGCGCTGGAGTCCGGTGATGCAGGGTTTGCCTGTAGCTCAGGTATGGCCGCGCTGCAAACCATCTTTGCCATGTTTGGTCAAGGGGATCATCTGATTGTATCGCTGGATCTGTATGGCGGAACCTATCGTCTACTTGAACGCATCCTGTCTCGTTTCGGCGTAACTGCAAGTTATGTGGACACGAATGACCTTGCAGCACTGGAGAATGTTCGTCAACCGAATACCAAAGCTGTATTCATCGAGACACCAACGAATCCGCTGATGATGATTACAGATGTGGAAGCCGTCGCTTCCTGGGCGAAAAGTTACAACCTGTTGACAATTGTTGACAACACGTTGCTGACTCCATTTTTCCAACGTCCGATTGAATTGGGTGCCGATATCATCATTCATAGTGCTACCAAATATCTGGGCGGACACAATGATGTGTTAGCCGGATTAATCATAACCAAGGGTGAGGCATTATCTGCGGAAATGGCGTTCCTGCATAATTCCATTGGCGCCGTGTTGTCTCCAAGTGACTCTTACCAGTTAATGAAAGGCATGAAAACGCTGGCTCTTCGCATGGAGCGTCATGAATACAATGCGCTTACCATTGCCAAATACTTGCTTGAGCATCCAGCAGTGGGTGAAGTGTATCATCCAGGCCTGTCGGATCATCCGGGGTATGCGGTGCAGAATAAACAATCCACGGGTAACACAGGTATCTTCTCTTTCAAAGTGAAGGATGCACGTTATGTTGAACCATTGCTGCGTCATATCAAACTCATTGCTTTTGCCGAAAGTCTCGGTGGAGTCGAATCTCTTATGACTTACCCGGCGGTACAAACGCATGCGGATATACCGCTTGAAATTCGTGAGGCTGTAGGTGTGGATGACCGTCTGCTCCGGTTCTCCGTGGGCATTGAACATGCGGATGATCTGATAGCAGATCTCGGCAATGCGCTTACCGTTGCACAACAGGAAGTTGAAGGAGGCGTGCATCATGAGTGA
- a CDS encoding PLP-dependent transferase, producing the protein MSESNNKPNSELKFNTKLLHFGDEIDKTTGASSVPIYQASTFHHFDIFNPPQHDYSRSGNPTRQALEDYITLLEGGARGFAYSSGMAAISSVFMMFSAGDHMIVTEDVYGGTYRLLTSILSRMQIETTFVDMTNIDEVKAALKPNTKAVYMETPSNPTLRITDIAAVTDWSKENDLITILDNTFMTPYYQRPIELGVDIVVHSATKFLGGHSDVLAGLAVARTESLGVQLKQLQNGLGTVLGAQESWLLMRGMKTLGARMAHSEQSTAKLAAWLNERSDITAVFYPGLEDHPGREAHERQSTGYGAVVSFDVGSGDRAKAVLNRVKLPIVAVSLGAVESILSYPAMMSHAAMPAEVRRDRGITDGLLRFSVGLEDIEDLIVDLEQALQES; encoded by the coding sequence ATGAGTGAGTCCAATAACAAGCCAAATTCCGAGTTGAAATTCAATACCAAATTGCTTCATTTCGGTGATGAGATCGACAAAACGACTGGAGCTTCCAGTGTACCGATCTATCAAGCTTCAACGTTCCATCATTTTGATATCTTCAATCCGCCTCAACATGATTACAGTCGTTCGGGTAATCCGACACGTCAGGCACTGGAAGATTACATCACACTGCTGGAGGGTGGAGCGCGAGGATTCGCCTATTCATCGGGAATGGCCGCGATTTCCAGTGTGTTCATGATGTTCTCCGCAGGGGATCATATGATTGTAACGGAAGATGTATATGGAGGTACGTATCGTTTGCTTACTTCCATATTGAGCCGTATGCAGATCGAGACGACCTTTGTAGACATGACCAATATAGATGAAGTAAAAGCGGCGCTCAAGCCGAACACCAAGGCAGTTTATATGGAAACACCGTCCAACCCGACACTGCGAATCACGGATATCGCTGCTGTGACTGACTGGTCGAAGGAAAATGACCTGATCACGATTCTGGATAACACTTTTATGACACCTTACTATCAGCGTCCAATTGAGCTGGGCGTGGATATCGTCGTACATAGTGCTACGAAGTTTCTCGGAGGTCACAGTGATGTACTGGCAGGGTTAGCCGTTGCTCGCACGGAATCACTTGGCGTACAACTGAAACAGTTGCAAAATGGACTCGGAACTGTACTTGGGGCTCAAGAATCCTGGCTTCTGATGCGCGGCATGAAAACCTTGGGAGCTCGCATGGCTCACAGCGAACAGAGCACAGCCAAACTGGCGGCTTGGCTTAATGAGCGCAGTGATATTACCGCTGTTTTTTATCCTGGACTGGAGGATCATCCGGGCCGTGAGGCACATGAGCGCCAGTCAACGGGGTATGGAGCTGTCGTTTCGTTTGACGTTGGTTCAGGCGATCGCGCGAAAGCAGTTCTTAACCGGGTGAAGCTACCCATTGTTGCTGTAAGCTTGGGAGCTGTGGAGAGCATTCTGTCTTACCCAGCGATGATGTCTCATGCGGCAATGCCGGCTGAGGTTCGCCGTGACCGAGGCATTACAGATGGGCTGCTGCGTTTCTCGGTGGGTCTCGAAGACATTGAAGATCTGATTGTAGATTTGGAACAAGCACTTCAGGAATCCTAG